A genomic segment from Microcella flavibacter encodes:
- a CDS encoding aspartate carbamoyltransferase catalytic subunit, whose amino-acid sequence MKHLLSTRDLDRAAAVRLLDVAEDMALTATREVRKLPTLRGRTVVNLFFEDSTRTRLSFESAAKRLSADVITFSAKGSSVSKGESLKDTAQTLQAMGADAIVVRHPSSGAAHQLAHSGWIDAHVLNAGDGTHEHPTQALLDAFTMRSRRFGGDSRGRDLNGMRVLIVGDVLHSRVARSNVWLLETLGAEVHLCAPRTLLPAGVGSWPARIHHDLDAALATGPDAVMMLRVQQERMHDAFFPSALEYAREYGLTAERFGRLEADTMVMHPGPMNRGLEISSAAADSARSTVLEQVTNGVFIRMASLYLLIAGADDAPRPSGADA is encoded by the coding sequence GTGAAGCACCTGCTCTCCACCCGCGATCTCGACCGGGCCGCCGCCGTGCGGCTGCTCGACGTCGCCGAGGACATGGCCCTCACCGCCACCCGCGAGGTGCGCAAGCTGCCGACCCTGCGCGGCCGCACCGTCGTCAACCTCTTCTTCGAGGACAGCACCCGCACGCGGCTCTCGTTCGAGTCGGCGGCCAAGCGCCTCAGCGCCGACGTGATCACCTTCAGCGCGAAGGGCTCGAGCGTCTCGAAGGGCGAGAGCCTCAAGGACACCGCGCAGACCCTGCAGGCGATGGGCGCCGACGCGATCGTGGTGCGGCACCCCTCCTCGGGCGCCGCGCACCAGCTCGCCCACAGCGGCTGGATCGATGCGCACGTGCTCAACGCCGGCGACGGCACGCACGAGCACCCCACGCAGGCCCTCCTCGATGCGTTCACGATGCGGTCGCGCCGCTTCGGTGGCGATTCCCGCGGTCGCGATCTGAACGGGATGCGCGTGCTCATCGTCGGCGACGTGCTGCACTCGCGCGTCGCGCGCTCGAACGTCTGGCTGCTCGAGACCCTCGGAGCCGAGGTGCACCTCTGCGCGCCGCGCACGCTGCTGCCCGCCGGGGTCGGCAGCTGGCCCGCGCGCATCCACCACGACCTCGACGCCGCCCTCGCGACCGGGCCCGACGCGGTGATGATGCTGCGGGTGCAGCAGGAGCGGATGCACGACGCCTTCTTCCCGAGCGCGCTCGAGTACGCGCGCGAGTACGGGCTCACCGCGGAACGTTTCGGCCGGTTGGAGGCCGATACGATGGTCATGCACCCCGGCCCGATGAATCGGGGCCTGGAGATCTCGTCCGCCGCCGCCGACTCCGCGAGGTCGACGGTGCTCGAACAAGTCACGAACGGGGTCTTCATCCGCATGGCATCGCTCTACCTGCTCATCGCCGGCGCCGACGACGCGCCCCGCCCCTCGGGGGCCGACGCATGA
- a CDS encoding dihydroorotase has product MTGLLIRGATTLGGAQEDIRVREGRIVATGSLLPELRETVIDAAGLVALPGLVDLHTHLREPGGEASETVLTGTRAAAAGGFTAVFAMANTSPVADTAGVVEQVASLGHRHGYATVRPIGAVTVGLAGERLSEIGAMARSRAAVRVFSDDGKCVHDALLMRRALEYVATFDGVIAQHAQEPRLTEGAQMNEGALSGELGLAGWPAVAEEAIIARDVLLAQHVGARLHVCHVSTAGSVDVIRWAKARGIAVTAEVTPHHLLLTEELARGYDARFKVNPPLRRDEDVHALRTALADGTIDIVATDHAPHPAEAKECTWAEAAFGMVGLESALPVVQTAMIETGMLGWADIARVLSTAPAAIGRLEGYESPLAEGSAAHLTLVDPAARRTWGADDLHGRSSNTPYTGVELAGAIVATVHGGVPTLLDGALRPAEEVARG; this is encoded by the coding sequence ATGACCGGCCTGCTGATCCGCGGCGCGACGACGCTCGGCGGCGCGCAGGAGGACATCCGGGTGCGGGAGGGCCGCATCGTCGCGACCGGCTCCCTGCTGCCCGAGCTGCGCGAGACGGTCATCGACGCCGCGGGACTCGTCGCCCTGCCCGGCCTCGTCGACCTGCACACCCACCTGCGCGAGCCGGGCGGCGAGGCGAGCGAGACGGTGCTCACCGGCACCCGCGCCGCCGCGGCCGGCGGGTTCACCGCCGTCTTCGCCATGGCCAACACGAGCCCCGTGGCCGACACCGCGGGCGTCGTCGAGCAGGTCGCGAGCCTCGGGCACCGCCACGGCTACGCGACCGTGCGGCCGATCGGCGCCGTGACGGTCGGCCTCGCGGGGGAGCGCCTCAGCGAGATCGGCGCCATGGCCCGCTCGCGCGCCGCCGTGCGGGTGTTCAGCGACGACGGGAAGTGCGTGCACGACGCCCTGCTCATGCGCCGCGCGCTCGAGTACGTCGCGACCTTCGACGGCGTGATCGCCCAGCACGCGCAGGAGCCCCGTCTCACCGAGGGCGCCCAGATGAACGAGGGCGCGCTCTCGGGCGAGCTCGGCCTCGCCGGCTGGCCCGCCGTCGCCGAGGAGGCGATCATCGCCCGTGACGTGCTGCTCGCCCAGCACGTGGGCGCGCGCCTGCACGTCTGCCACGTCTCGACCGCCGGCAGCGTCGACGTCATCCGCTGGGCGAAGGCACGCGGCATCGCCGTGACCGCCGAGGTCACCCCGCACCACCTGCTGCTCACCGAGGAGCTCGCCCGCGGCTACGACGCCCGCTTCAAGGTCAACCCGCCGCTGCGCCGCGACGAGGACGTGCACGCCCTGCGCACCGCCCTCGCCGACGGCACGATCGACATCGTCGCCACCGACCACGCCCCGCACCCCGCCGAGGCGAAGGAGTGCACCTGGGCCGAGGCCGCCTTCGGCATGGTCGGCCTCGAATCGGCGCTGCCGGTCGTGCAGACGGCGATGATCGAGACGGGGATGCTCGGCTGGGCCGACATCGCGCGCGTGCTGTCGACCGCCCCCGCCGCCATCGGGCGCCTCGAGGGTTACGAGTCCCCGCTCGCCGAGGGCTCGGCCGCGCACCTCACGCTCGTCGACCCGGCCGCGCGCCGCACCTGGGGCGCCGACGACCTGCACGGCCGCTCCTCGAACACGCCCTACACGGGCGTCGAGCTCGCGGGCGCGATCGTCGCCACCGTGCACGGCGGCGTGCCGACCCTGCTCGACGGGGCGCTCCGCCCCGCCGAGGAGGTTGCCCGTGGATAG
- the carA gene encoding glutamine-hydrolyzing carbamoyl-phosphate synthase small subunit, with protein sequence MTSAPAVLVLEDGTRFPGRAYGAEGRTVGEAVFATGMSGYQETLTDPSYAGQIVVQTAPHIGNTGMNDEDPESRRIWVDGYVVRDPSRVVSNHRAVRSLDDELVEQGVVGISGIDTRALTRRLRDAGVMRAGIFSGEDARLDPEQQLELVRAGAGMAGRNLSAEVSVGETLVVPAVGEGIGRLAVLDLGVKASTLRHLSERGFEVHVLPQSVTLDELRALDPVAVFYSNGPGDPAASDGHVELLQGVLRDGLPFFGICFGNQLLGRALGFGTYKLPFGHRGINQPVLDKQTGRIEITAHNHGFAVDAPTEGVVESPAGFGRVEVSHVGLNDQVVEGLRALDIPAFSVQYHPEAAAGPHDSTYLFDRFRDAVIAHRAAAASTQNESDH encoded by the coding sequence ATGACCTCCGCCCCCGCCGTGCTCGTGCTCGAAGACGGCACCCGATTCCCCGGCCGCGCCTACGGCGCCGAGGGCCGCACCGTCGGCGAGGCCGTCTTCGCCACCGGCATGAGCGGCTACCAGGAGACCCTGACCGACCCGAGCTACGCCGGCCAGATCGTCGTGCAGACCGCGCCGCACATCGGCAACACGGGCATGAACGACGAGGACCCGGAGAGCCGCCGCATCTGGGTCGACGGCTACGTCGTGCGCGACCCCTCCCGCGTCGTCTCGAACCACCGCGCCGTGCGCAGCCTCGACGACGAGCTCGTCGAGCAGGGCGTCGTCGGCATCAGCGGCATCGACACGCGCGCCCTCACCCGCCGGCTGCGCGATGCGGGCGTGATGCGCGCCGGCATCTTCTCCGGTGAGGATGCCCGGCTCGACCCCGAGCAGCAGCTCGAGCTCGTGCGGGCGGGCGCCGGCATGGCCGGCCGCAACCTGTCCGCCGAGGTCTCGGTCGGCGAGACGCTCGTCGTGCCCGCCGTCGGCGAGGGGATCGGCCGCCTCGCGGTGCTCGACCTCGGCGTCAAGGCCTCGACGCTGCGCCACCTGTCCGAGCGCGGCTTCGAGGTGCACGTGCTGCCCCAGTCGGTCACCCTCGACGAGCTGCGCGCCCTCGACCCGGTCGCGGTCTTCTACTCGAACGGCCCCGGCGACCCCGCGGCGAGCGACGGCCACGTCGAGCTGCTGCAGGGCGTGCTGCGCGACGGCCTGCCCTTCTTCGGCATCTGCTTCGGCAACCAGCTGCTCGGCCGCGCGCTCGGCTTCGGCACCTACAAGCTGCCCTTCGGGCACCGCGGCATCAACCAGCCGGTGCTCGACAAGCAGACCGGCCGCATCGAGATCACGGCGCACAACCACGGCTTCGCCGTCGACGCCCCCACGGAGGGCGTCGTCGAGAGCCCCGCGGGCTTCGGCCGCGTCGAGGTGAGCCACGTCGGCCTCAACGATCAGGTGGTCGAGGGCCTGCGCGCGCTCGACATCCCCGCCTTCTCGGTGCAGTACCACCCCGAGGCCGCCGCCGGCCCGCACGACTCCACCTACCTCTTCGACCGCTTCCGCGACGCCGTCATCGCGCACCGCGCCGCGGCGGCCAGCACCCAGAACGAAAGCGACCACTGA
- a CDS encoding YybH family protein gives MPEQPALTETAVLPAVDALVDAFRRTDGPAYFACFHADATFLFPDRDARLESRAAYERLWAEWVAEGWSVLDCTSSDRRVQLIGDAAVFTHRVRTVVATGEGSGSAVLDERETIVLARGADGTLLAVHEHLSATPAAAGDAAPAGETAA, from the coding sequence GTGCCCGAGCAGCCCGCCCTGACCGAGACCGCCGTGCTCCCCGCCGTCGACGCCCTCGTCGACGCCTTCCGCCGCACCGACGGCCCGGCCTACTTCGCCTGCTTCCACGCGGACGCCACCTTCCTCTTCCCCGATCGGGATGCCCGCCTCGAGTCCCGTGCCGCCTACGAGCGCCTCTGGGCCGAGTGGGTCGCCGAGGGCTGGAGCGTGCTCGACTGCACGAGCTCCGACCGCCGGGTGCAGCTGATCGGAGACGCCGCCGTGTTCACGCACCGGGTGCGCACGGTCGTGGCGACGGGGGAGGGGAGCGGCTCCGCGGTGCTCGACGAGCGCGAGACGATCGTGCTCGCCCGTGGGGCGGACGGCACGCTGCTCGCCGTGCACGAGCACCTCTCGGCGACGCCCGCGGCGGCGGGCGACGCCGCGCCGGCGGGGGAGACCGCGGCGTGA
- a CDS encoding ABC transporter permease has protein sequence MSFDERGAALVPRPSSEGARGAGAPPRADDRPQEQRRRPSLLAFASSYGFSAAGADLPEVTRGRLRARTIVLGLVVPLALLTVWWVAAEYTDIADFLLPSPAQVVDAGVELAQAGLLAPYILISLQRVLIGFAIGASIGLALGALVGLSRIASELLSPLLGAIRAVPSLAWVPLLLIYLGIYEEPKLTLIAIGAAFPVFTTVAGALRHVDPHLVEVGRAYGLGRLELLTTVQLPAVVPAIVSGLRLALAQAWLFLVAAELISSSMGLGFLLTDSQNNGRMDRIYLAIILLAVLGKTTDALVGLGERALLQRWG, from the coding sequence ATGAGCTTCGACGAGCGCGGCGCCGCCCTCGTCCCTCGCCCCTCCTCGGAGGGTGCGCGCGGGGCGGGGGCGCCGCCGCGCGCCGACGATCGACCGCAGGAGCAGCGCCGGCGGCCCTCGTTGCTCGCCTTCGCCTCGTCCTACGGCTTCTCCGCGGCGGGCGCCGACCTCCCCGAGGTCACCCGCGGCCGGCTGCGCGCGCGCACCATCGTGCTCGGCCTCGTCGTGCCGCTCGCGCTGCTCACCGTCTGGTGGGTCGCCGCCGAGTACACCGACATCGCCGACTTCCTGCTGCCCTCGCCGGCGCAGGTCGTCGACGCGGGCGTCGAGCTCGCGCAGGCGGGGCTGCTCGCGCCGTACATCCTCATCTCGCTGCAGCGCGTGCTCATCGGTTTCGCGATCGGCGCCTCCATCGGGCTCGCCCTCGGAGCGCTGGTCGGGCTCTCCCGCATCGCCTCCGAGCTGCTGAGCCCGCTGCTCGGGGCCATCCGCGCCGTGCCCTCGCTCGCCTGGGTGCCGCTGCTGCTCATCTACCTCGGTATCTACGAGGAGCCGAAGCTCACCCTCATCGCGATCGGCGCCGCCTTCCCCGTGTTCACCACGGTGGCGGGAGCGCTGCGGCACGTCGACCCGCACCTCGTGGAGGTCGGCCGCGCCTACGGCCTCGGCCGGCTGGAGCTGCTGACGACGGTGCAGCTGCCCGCCGTCGTGCCGGCGATTGTCTCCGGCCTGCGCCTCGCGCTCGCCCAGGCGTGGCTCTTCCTCGTCGCCGCCGAGCTCATCTCCTCCTCGATGGGGCTCGGGTTCCTGCTCACCGACTCGCAGAACAACGGCCGCATGGATCGCATCTACCTCGCGATCATCCTGCTCGCCGTGCTCGGCAAGACGACCGACGCCCTCGTGGGGCTCGGCGAGCGGGCGCTCCTCCAGCGCTGGGGCTGA
- a CDS encoding cyclase family protein, which produces MSIPLAGRRLVDLSRPLRTGMTVFPGDPAVRIESAATLEQDGFAVSALHLGSHSGTHVDAPSHSIAGGASIDAVPLGQLIVPLVVLRARDRAPGTVIGWAELESQAELVRAGDAVVVETGWDARFDDADAVDHPSLAPEVAERLLARGVRVIGTDALSPDASRPGPDGAWRLPVHELVLGAGGLILENLAGLAAVPAHGAELIALPLALPGVDGSPVRAVAVLPSEARDTDAAR; this is translated from the coding sequence GTGAGCATCCCGCTGGCCGGTCGTCGCCTCGTCGATCTCAGCCGCCCGCTGCGGACGGGCATGACGGTGTTCCCCGGTGATCCCGCGGTGCGCATCGAATCGGCGGCGACCCTCGAGCAGGACGGCTTCGCCGTGAGCGCCCTGCACCTGGGCTCGCACAGCGGCACGCACGTCGACGCGCCCTCGCACAGCATCGCGGGCGGCGCGAGCATCGACGCGGTGCCGCTCGGGCAGCTCATCGTCCCGCTCGTCGTGCTGCGCGCCCGCGATCGCGCTCCGGGCACGGTCATCGGCTGGGCCGAGCTCGAGTCGCAGGCCGAGCTCGTGCGCGCGGGCGACGCCGTCGTCGTGGAGACGGGCTGGGACGCCCGCTTCGACGACGCCGACGCGGTCGACCACCCGAGCCTCGCTCCCGAGGTCGCCGAGCGGCTGCTCGCCCGCGGCGTGCGCGTCATCGGCACCGATGCCCTCAGCCCCGACGCCAGCCGCCCGGGCCCGGACGGCGCCTGGCGGCTGCCCGTGCACGAGCTCGTGCTCGGCGCGGGCGGGCTCATCCTCGAGAACCTCGCCGGGCTCGCCGCGGTACCCGCCCACGGCGCCGAGCTCATCGCCCTGCCGCTCGCCCTCCCCGGCGTCGACGGCTCGCCCGTCCGCGCCGTCGCCGTCCTGCCGTCGGAGGCCCGCGATACCGACGCCGCCCGCTAG
- a CDS encoding PH-like domain-containing protein gives MDRLTPALIVISILLLAFALMLLGWRNRRRRQAGLGRPEPLPAGIGEPGIRVPVLYVATTRADAPLDRIAVHGLGFRSRGEVGVHPEGVVLALRGQEPVYVPAAAVRGATRATWTIDRVVEEGGLVMLAWTLDGTEVDSYLRVTDDRAAELLAALRAVAPADGTAPDASDPHPDEPALRPDERPAS, from the coding sequence GTGGATAGGCTCACCCCCGCGCTCATCGTGATCTCGATCCTGCTGCTGGCCTTCGCGCTCATGCTGCTCGGCTGGCGCAACCGCCGGCGCCGGCAGGCGGGGCTCGGACGCCCGGAGCCGCTGCCTGCGGGGATCGGCGAGCCGGGCATCCGCGTGCCCGTGCTCTACGTCGCCACGACGCGCGCCGACGCCCCGCTCGATCGCATCGCCGTGCACGGCCTCGGCTTCCGCTCGCGCGGCGAGGTCGGCGTGCACCCCGAGGGCGTCGTGCTCGCGCTGCGCGGCCAGGAGCCGGTCTACGTGCCCGCCGCCGCCGTGCGCGGCGCGACCCGCGCCACCTGGACCATCGACCGCGTCGTCGAGGAGGGCGGGCTCGTGATGCTCGCCTGGACGCTCGACGGCACCGAGGTCGACAGCTACCTGCGCGTCACCGACGATCGCGCGGCCGAGCTGCTCGCCGCCCTGCGCGCAGTCGCGCCCGCGGACGGCACCGCCCCCGACGCCTCCGACCCCCACCCCGACGAGCCCGCGCTCCGCCCCGACGAAAGGCCCGCCTCATGA
- the pyrR gene encoding bifunctional pyr operon transcriptional regulator/uracil phosphoribosyltransferase PyrR, translating into MVARTVLDDADIARALRRIAHEVVESRRGDGRIVFLGIPTRGTVLAERVHALVEAIEPGSSSVGSLDITLYRDDLGRTPTRAPAPTRIPAEGVDDAIVVLVDDVLYSGRTVRAALDALADHGRPRAVRLAVLIDRGHRELPIRADFVGKNLPSATSERVRVRLVDVDGVEEVTIEP; encoded by the coding sequence GTGGTCGCACGCACCGTGCTCGACGACGCTGACATCGCGCGCGCCCTGCGCCGCATCGCCCACGAGGTGGTCGAATCCCGCCGCGGCGACGGCCGCATCGTCTTCCTGGGCATCCCCACGCGGGGCACCGTGCTCGCCGAGCGGGTGCACGCGCTCGTCGAGGCCATCGAGCCCGGCTCGAGCAGCGTCGGCTCGCTCGACATCACGCTCTACCGCGACGATCTCGGCCGCACGCCCACCCGCGCGCCCGCCCCGACGCGCATCCCCGCCGAGGGGGTCGACGACGCGATCGTCGTGCTCGTCGACGACGTGCTCTACTCGGGCCGCACCGTGCGGGCGGCGCTCGACGCGCTCGCCGACCACGGCCGCCCGCGGGCCGTGCGCCTCGCGGTGCTCATCGACCGCGGCCACCGCGAGCTGCCCATCCGCGCCGACTTCGTCGGCAAGAACCTGCCCTCCGCGACCAGCGAGCGCGTGCGCGTGCGCCTCGTCGACGTCGACGGCGTCGAGGAGGTGACGATCGAGCCGTGA
- a CDS encoding aliphatic sulfonate ABC transporter substrate-binding protein, which produces MTTRSRLTLLTATAAAAAMVMTGCVAGEGQTAPEPAEGAEWSATELTLDFATYNPLSLIIKEQGWLEDELGDEVTVSWVQSAGSNKANEALRAGAIDVGSTAGSAALLARSNGSPIKTIDVYTQPNWASILVPTGSDIDSIDDLAGRTVAATKGTDPYFFLLQALATEGLALEDVQLQNLQHADGKTALETGAVEAWSGLDPLLSTSVYNGSAEIIYDNVDFNSYGFLNATESFLAESPDLAQLVVNAYEKARAWALENPEETAAILAEVAGIEVPIAEATIERTVIDIDPVPGQTQRDVLEIIGPIFVESGDVTSQEQIDTALETLFDDTYAAAADPDALAGE; this is translated from the coding sequence ATGACCACCCGTAGCCGCCTCACCCTGCTGACCGCGACCGCCGCCGCGGCGGCCATGGTCATGACGGGTTGCGTCGCCGGTGAGGGCCAGACCGCGCCGGAGCCCGCCGAGGGCGCCGAGTGGTCGGCCACCGAGCTCACCCTCGACTTCGCCACCTACAACCCGCTGAGCCTGATCATCAAGGAGCAGGGCTGGCTCGAGGACGAGCTCGGCGACGAGGTCACCGTGAGCTGGGTGCAGTCGGCCGGCTCCAACAAGGCCAACGAGGCGCTGCGCGCGGGCGCCATCGACGTCGGCTCGACTGCCGGCTCGGCCGCGCTGCTCGCCCGATCGAACGGCAGCCCGATCAAGACCATCGACGTGTACACGCAGCCGAACTGGGCCTCGATCCTCGTGCCGACCGGCTCCGACATCGACTCCATCGACGACCTGGCGGGTCGCACGGTCGCCGCCACCAAGGGCACCGACCCCTACTTCTTCCTGCTGCAGGCGCTCGCCACCGAGGGCCTCGCGCTCGAGGACGTGCAGCTGCAGAACCTGCAGCACGCCGACGGCAAGACCGCCCTCGAGACGGGCGCCGTCGAGGCGTGGTCGGGCCTCGACCCGCTGCTGTCGACCTCGGTCTACAACGGCTCGGCCGAGATCATCTACGACAACGTCGACTTCAACTCCTACGGCTTCCTCAACGCGACGGAGAGCTTCCTCGCCGAGAGCCCCGACCTCGCCCAGCTCGTCGTGAACGCCTACGAGAAGGCCCGCGCCTGGGCGCTGGAGAACCCGGAGGAGACCGCGGCGATCCTCGCCGAGGTCGCCGGCATCGAGGTGCCCATCGCCGAGGCGACGATCGAGCGCACCGTGATCGACATCGACCCCGTCCCGGGTCAGACCCAGCGCGACGTGCTCGAGATCATCGGCCCGATCTTCGTCGAGAGCGGCGACGTCACCAGCCAGGAGCAGATCGACACCGCGCTCGAGACCCTGTTCGACGACACGTACGCGGCGGCCGCCGACCCGGACGCCCTCGCCGGCGAATGA